In a single window of the Flavivirga spongiicola genome:
- a CDS encoding sensor histidine kinase — translation MSTNIHEKKLKKAEEKIRILENMIEDKTRELYVLNTELEQFIYIASHDLQEPLCTITSFADLLDDECKNVLDGNANDYLHFILQSALIMKLKIKGLLDYLLIGQDKDLTVVDCNILAVEVRERLSSTISETKTIFHIKKLPKLKGYRKELLILFENLISNAIKFRKKNSVPIIEISAQLKNDVWIFKVKDNGIGIDPIHQKKIFGIFRMLGSKNEYRSLGVGLFFCKKIVNIHGGRIWLDSCSISGSTFYFTIPNMI, via the coding sequence GTGAGTACCAATATACATGAAAAAAAGCTTAAAAAGGCAGAAGAGAAGATTCGTATCCTTGAGAATATGATAGAAGATAAAACTCGAGAATTATATGTTTTAAATACAGAGTTGGAGCAGTTTATTTATATAGCGTCTCATGATTTGCAAGAACCACTTTGTACAATTACGAGTTTTGCTGATTTACTTGATGATGAATGTAAAAATGTTTTGGATGGAAATGCGAATGATTATTTACACTTTATTTTACAATCTGCTCTTATCATGAAATTAAAGATAAAAGGGTTATTGGATTATTTGCTTATAGGGCAGGATAAAGATTTAACAGTGGTAGACTGTAATATTCTAGCAGTGGAAGTCCGGGAAAGGCTTTCATCTACAATATCTGAAACGAAGACTATATTTCATATTAAGAAACTACCTAAGTTAAAAGGATATAGGAAAGAGTTATTAATACTATTTGAGAACCTGATATCTAATGCTATTAAGTTTCGCAAGAAAAATTCGGTACCAATTATTGAGATATCGGCACAGTTAAAAAATGACGTATGGATTTTTAAGGTAAAAGATAATGGTATTGGTATAGATCCTATACACCAGAAGAAAATATTTGGAATCTTTAGAATGCTGGGATCTAAAAATGAGTATAGAAGCTTAGGGGTTGGCCTCTTTTTCTGTAAGAAAATAGTAAACATACACGGTGGAAGAATATGGTTAGACTCGTGTTCTATCAGTGGAAGTACATTTTATTTTACAATTCCAAATATGATATAA
- a CDS encoding response regulator has product MNRNRAIENKVDCILLIDDDKATNFFNKLIIEKMNLAKQVYIAENGQKALEFLKLTVEGEYPQPNLIFLDINMPVMNGWEFLMEYKKLDVSKKDIKIVMLTTSSNPNDEKKAERIEEVSSFKKKPLSKPTVNKIFEDYFPIHST; this is encoded by the coding sequence ATGAATAGGAATAGAGCAATAGAAAATAAGGTAGACTGTATTTTGTTAATAGATGATGACAAGGCAACAAACTTTTTCAACAAATTAATTATTGAAAAAATGAATCTTGCAAAACAAGTATACATTGCGGAAAACGGACAAAAAGCTTTAGAGTTTCTAAAATTAACTGTTGAAGGAGAGTATCCGCAGCCAAATTTGATTTTTCTTGATATTAATATGCCAGTTATGAATGGTTGGGAGTTTTTAATGGAATACAAGAAACTGGATGTTAGCAAAAAGGACATAAAAATAGTAATGCTAACAACATCTTCAAATCCAAATGATGAAAAAAAGGCCGAAAGGATAGAAGAGGTTTCAAGTTTTAAGAAAAAACCACTGTCTAAACCGACAGTTAATAAAATTTTTGAGGATTATTTTCCAATACATAGCACATAG
- a CDS encoding sensor histidine kinase, producing MKSFLTNRSINLIQNYNVASYSLKGKLLALYKNKVFIISTVIFVLIFTLYKLYNDSYLLKTKYLGEIKHLNLKLKLLQLQMNPHFVFNTIGGIESLFIKKNEKEINRYVGSLTSLMRKTLDICNKDSITIGEEIEYLKLYINLMRFRLNNNLKAKYNIDKTISLENKIGCMLFQPIVENAIIHGLAPKSDNRELIISFNKKGNLLIGIVKDNGVGRKAAFKKKKEHTSWATKSIEERIKIFNQIHDQKVKYKFKDLTKNGLPSGSLVKLIIPLV from the coding sequence TTGAAAAGCTTCTTAACCAACAGGTCCATTAATTTAATACAAAACTATAATGTGGCATCTTATAGTTTAAAAGGAAAGCTACTAGCTTTATACAAAAATAAAGTCTTCATTATAAGTACCGTTATTTTTGTTTTAATCTTTACACTTTACAAACTATATAATGATTCTTATTTACTAAAAACAAAATATCTGGGAGAGATTAAACATTTAAATCTAAAGCTAAAATTGCTCCAATTACAAATGAATCCTCATTTTGTTTTTAACACCATTGGTGGTATAGAAAGCTTATTTATAAAAAAAAATGAAAAGGAAATCAATAGATATGTTGGATCGTTAACATCTTTAATGCGTAAAACACTTGACATCTGTAATAAAGACTCTATAACTATAGGAGAAGAAATAGAGTATCTAAAACTGTATATAAATTTAATGAGATTTAGACTGAATAATAACCTAAAAGCAAAGTATAATATAGATAAAACCATATCTCTTGAAAACAAAATAGGGTGTATGTTGTTTCAACCTATTGTTGAAAATGCTATTATTCACGGTTTGGCTCCAAAATCTGACAATCGTGAGCTTATCATTTCTTTTAATAAAAAAGGAAACCTCTTAATTGGTATCGTAAAAGATAATGGTGTAGGAAGAAAAGCAGCATTTAAAAAGAAAAAAGAACATACATCGTGGGCTACAAAATCCATAGAAGAAAGAATCAAGATTTTTAATCAGATACATGATCAAAAAGTAAAATATAAGTTTAAAGATTTAACCAAAAATGGACTCCCAAGTGGAAGTCTTGTCAAATTAATTATTCCATTAGTTTAA
- a CDS encoding heme NO-binding domain-containing protein, whose product MKGIIFNITESFIIDYYGEEVLNEILKECELHTKEPYVGPGTYPDSDMMEIITRSSEKLSINISDFFVKLGRYTLYKLVERFPNFVMPYDCPKEFLKTVDSIVHVEVQKLYQGTQLPVFQYAEPNKNELIITYYSKRKLYSFMEGLIDGVASYFNSSIEQRHTIYTKNDLEFCDFHLKFNE is encoded by the coding sequence ATGAAAGGAATCATCTTTAATATAACTGAAAGTTTTATCATTGATTATTATGGTGAGGAGGTTCTTAATGAGATTCTTAAGGAATGTGAATTGCATACCAAAGAACCGTATGTTGGACCTGGAACGTATCCGGATAGTGACATGATGGAGATTATAACTAGATCATCAGAAAAGTTATCTATAAATATATCAGATTTTTTTGTAAAACTAGGCAGATATACTTTGTATAAATTAGTGGAACGCTTTCCTAATTTTGTGATGCCTTACGATTGTCCTAAGGAATTTCTTAAAACGGTTGACAGTATAGTACATGTTGAAGTTCAAAAGCTTTATCAAGGAACTCAACTGCCAGTATTTCAGTATGCAGAGCCTAATAAGAATGAACTTATTATTACTTATTATTCTAAAAGAAAACTGTATTCATTTATGGAAGGATTAATTGATGGTGTAGCCAGCTATTTTAATTCATCGATAGAGCAAAGACATACCATTTATACTAAGAATGACTTAGAGTTTTGTGACTTTCATTTAAAGTTTAACGAATGA